From one Drosophila subpulchrella strain 33 F10 #4 breed RU33 chromosome 3L, RU_Dsub_v1.1 Primary Assembly, whole genome shotgun sequence genomic stretch:
- the LOC119552681 gene encoding probable tRNA N6-adenosine threonylcarbamoyltransferase yields MVCALGIEGSANKIGIGIIRDGEVLANVRRTYITPPGEGFLPKETAKHHREAILVLVKASLKEAQLEPKDLDVICYTKGPGMAPPLLVGAIVARTLSLLWDIPLLGVNHCIGHIEMGRLITGAQNPIVLYVSGGNTQVIAYSNQRYRIFGETIDIAVGNCLDRFARIIKLSNDPSPGYNIEQLAKLSSRYIKLPYVVKGMDVSFSGILSYIEDLAEPGRRQNKRKKPQEEEITNYCQADLCYSLQETIFAMLVEITERAMAHCGSNEVLIVGGVGCNERLQEMMRIMCEERGGKLFATDERYCIDNGLMIAHAGAEMFRSGTRMPLEEAFVTQRFRTDEVLVSWRED; encoded by the exons ATGGTTTGCGCTTTGGGCATTGAAGGCAGTGCCAATAAAATTGGCATTGGCATAATTCGGGATGGTGAAGTACTGGCCAATGTGCGAAGGACGTACATAACCCCACCAGGAGAAG GTTTCCTGCCCAAGGAGACGGCCAAACATCACAGGGAAGCCATCCTGGTCTTGGTCAAGGCCAGTTTAAAGGAGGCACAGCTAGAACCCAAGGATCTAGATGTTATTTGCTATACAAAAGGCCCAGGAATGGCTCCTCCTCTGCTGGTCGGAGCAATTGTGGCCCGCACATTGTCGCTTTTGTGGGACATTCCCCTCCTCGGCGTGAATCACTGCATCGGCCACATCGAGATGGGTCGCCTTATTACCGGCGCCCAGAATCCCATTGTCCTCTATGTAAGCGGCGGAAATACCCAGGTGATTGCCTACTCCAATCAGCGGTATCGCATCTTTGGCGAAACCATAGACATTGCCGTGGGCAATTGTCTAGATCGATTTGCCCGCATCATCAAGCTGTCCAACGATCCCAGTCCGGGCTACAACATAGAGCAGCTGGCCAAGCTGAGCAGTCGATATATTAAACTACCCTATGTCGTCAAAGGCATGGATGTGAGCTTCTCGGGGATTTTATCTTACATCGAGGATCTGGCTGAGCCGGGCAGGAGGCAAAATAAGAGAAAGAAGCCACAGGAGGAAGAGATAACTAACTATTGCCAAGCCGATCTTTGCTACTCGCTGCAGGAGACTATCTTCGCCATGCTGGTGGAGATCACAGAGCGCGCCATGGCCCATTGTGGCTCCAATGAG GTCCTTATAGTCGGAGGCGTGGGTTGCAATGAGCGGCTTCAGGAGATGATGCGTATTATGTGCGAGGAGCGTGGCGGCAAACTCTTTGCCACCGATGAACGTTACTGCATAGATAACGGGCTGATGATTGCCCATGCCGGTGCAGAGATGTTCCGCTCTGGCACCAGAATGCCCCTGGAAGAGGCCTTTGTGACCCAGCGATTCCGAACAGACGAGGTGCTGGTCAGCTGGCGGGAGGATTAA
- the LOC119552682 gene encoding fat body protein 2 isoform X1: protein MKPQGIHPTTTNISQTKMSFRGKNAVVTGGAGGIGLQVSKQLLAAGAAKVAIIDLQDNLEEFVKLRAAHPTQSVMIVKMDVANKKGVEATYEEIAKTFGNIDIVVNVAGIFNDKDVQRTLLVNLGGIINSTLSALPYMGKDNGGKGGIVVNMSSVVGLDPMFIIPVYGATKAGIINFTRCLANEKYYQRSGIKFVTVCPGATMTDMFTNFTEKIIFPETSDETYRILDRLNKQSAADVSRCILNVLEKDKNGAVYVIEGKRVFPLEMKPQWTGKEQAL, encoded by the exons ATGAAGCCCCAAGGAATACACCCGACTACTACAAATATCAGCCAGACCAAGATGTCCTTTCGCGGCAAGAATGCAGTGGTGACCGGCGGAGCTGGAGGAATCGGTCTGCAGGTGTCCAAGCAGCTCCTGGCCGCCGGAGCAGCG AAGGTGGCCATCATCGATCTACAGGATAACCTGGAGGAATTTGTGAAACTTCGCGCCGCTCATCCCACGCAGAGCGTGATGATCGTCAAGATGGATGTGGCCAACAAGAAGGGTGTGGAAGCCACTTACGAGGAGATTGCCAAGACCTTCGGCAACATCGATATTGTGGTCAATGTGGCTGGCATTTTCAATGACAAGGATGTGCAAAGGACCCTGCTGGTGAATCTCGGTGGCATCATCAACTCAACGCTGAGCGCCCTGCCCTACATGGGAAAGGATAATGGCGGCAAGGGCGGCATCGTGGTCAACATGAGCTCGGTGGTGGGTCTGGATCCGATGTTCATCATTCCCGTTTACGGAGCCACCAAGGCGGGCATCATCAACTTCACTCGCTGCTTGGCG AATGAAAAGTATTATCAGCGATCTGGCATCAAGTTTGTTACTGTCTGTCCTGGAGCTACGATGACGGATATGTTTACCAACTTTACGGAAAAGATTATCTTTCCGGAGACCAGTGACGAGACCTATAGGATCCTGGATAGGTTGAACAAGCAGAGTGCCGCTGATGTCTCTCGCTGCATTTTGAATGTGCTTGAGAAGGATAAGAACGGAGCTGTCTATGTCATCGAGGGCAAGCGCGTGTTTCCGTTGGAAATGAAGCCCCAGTGGACGGGCAAGGAGCAGGCCCTATAA
- the LOC119552682 gene encoding fat body protein 2 isoform X2, whose translation MKPQGIHPTTTNISQTKMSFRGKNAVVTGGAGGIGLQVSKQLLAAGAAVAIIDLQDNLEEFVKLRAAHPTQSVMIVKMDVANKKGVEATYEEIAKTFGNIDIVVNVAGIFNDKDVQRTLLVNLGGIINSTLSALPYMGKDNGGKGGIVVNMSSVVGLDPMFIIPVYGATKAGIINFTRCLANEKYYQRSGIKFVTVCPGATMTDMFTNFTEKIIFPETSDETYRILDRLNKQSAADVSRCILNVLEKDKNGAVYVIEGKRVFPLEMKPQWTGKEQAL comes from the exons ATGAAGCCCCAAGGAATACACCCGACTACTACAAATATCAGCCAGACCAAGATGTCCTTTCGCGGCAAGAATGCAGTGGTGACCGGCGGAGCTGGAGGAATCGGTCTGCAGGTGTCCAAGCAGCTCCTGGCCGCCGGAGCAGCG GTGGCCATCATCGATCTACAGGATAACCTGGAGGAATTTGTGAAACTTCGCGCCGCTCATCCCACGCAGAGCGTGATGATCGTCAAGATGGATGTGGCCAACAAGAAGGGTGTGGAAGCCACTTACGAGGAGATTGCCAAGACCTTCGGCAACATCGATATTGTGGTCAATGTGGCTGGCATTTTCAATGACAAGGATGTGCAAAGGACCCTGCTGGTGAATCTCGGTGGCATCATCAACTCAACGCTGAGCGCCCTGCCCTACATGGGAAAGGATAATGGCGGCAAGGGCGGCATCGTGGTCAACATGAGCTCGGTGGTGGGTCTGGATCCGATGTTCATCATTCCCGTTTACGGAGCCACCAAGGCGGGCATCATCAACTTCACTCGCTGCTTGGCG AATGAAAAGTATTATCAGCGATCTGGCATCAAGTTTGTTACTGTCTGTCCTGGAGCTACGATGACGGATATGTTTACCAACTTTACGGAAAAGATTATCTTTCCGGAGACCAGTGACGAGACCTATAGGATCCTGGATAGGTTGAACAAGCAGAGTGCCGCTGATGTCTCTCGCTGCATTTTGAATGTGCTTGAGAAGGATAAGAACGGAGCTGTCTATGTCATCGAGGGCAAGCGCGTGTTTCCGTTGGAAATGAAGCCCCAGTGGACGGGCAAGGAGCAGGCCCTATAA
- the LOC119554710 gene encoding uncharacterized protein CG45076 produces the protein MSRLHKRNGYHYRPQQPPPIHQGGYFEPHHPAVEPPEPEKPQHSPKSYYSPSGGGGGTSSSSKGSGGYSIGSGLRSIAQGSADQAHSAVSNQHAAAKQAAYIAQNTLAQAASQAAATAQAALVGKQVVLQELEQQAAEAQRSLSRELEQLKAAKISSRLAQQTAQAAHHHISVLTAAVNNAKSVAEQAEQTSTEVNNQLASQSQMVGQSKNRLEQVEEQLHQARVDYAATKESALKAANSAAAAQVNASKAAQHATIGLHESTNPSAHGHDGQELGGEEESYDEHLDPSGGGGVGHTAVGEELGEHVHTPY, from the coding sequence ATGAGTCGCCTTCACAAGAGGAATGGCTACCACTACAGGCCGCAGCAACCGCCTCCAATCCACCAGGGTGGCTACTTCGAGCCCCATCACCCGGCAGTGGAGCCCCCGGAGCCAGAGAAGCCACAACACAGTCCCAAGAGCTACTACAGTCCATCGGGAGGAGGTGGCGGAACCTCGTCTTCGAGCAAGGGATCCGGTGGCTACAGCATCGGCAGTGGGCTGCGATCCATTGCCCAGGGATCCGCGGATCAGGCCCACAGTGCGGTGAGCAACCAGCATGCGGCTGCCAAGCAGGCGGCTTACATAGCCCAGAACACCCTGGCTCAAGCCGCTTCCCAGGCGGCGGCCACGGCTCAAGCGGCTCTGGTGGGCAAGCAAGTGGTTCTCCAGGAGTTGGAGCAGCAGGCAGCCGAAGCACAGAGATCCCTCTCCCGTGAGCTGGAACAACTGAAGGCGGCCAAGATCTCCTCCCGACTGGCCCAGCAAACGGCCCAGGCGGCCCATCATCACATATCCGTGCTCACGGCTGCCGTTAATAATGCCAAATCCGTGGCGGAACAGGCGGAGCAGACCTCCACGGAGGTGAACAATCAACTGGCCTCGCAATCCCAGATGGTGGGTCAGTCCAAGAACCGGTTGGAGCAGGTGGAGGAGCAGTTGCACCAGGCGCGGGTGGACTACGCGGCCACCAAGGAATCCGCCTTAAAGGCGGCCAACTCAGCGGCTGCTGCCCAGGTGAATGCATCCAAGGCGGCCCAGCATGCCACGATTGGACTGCATGAGAGCACCAATCCCTCGGCCCATGGACACGATGGTCAGGAGCTGGGAGGAGaagaagagtcctacgacgagcaCCTGGATCCcagcggaggaggaggagtggGCCACACGGCCGTGGGGGAAGAGCTAGGCGAACATGTCCACACTCCCTATTAA
- the LOC119552684 gene encoding uncharacterized protein LOC119552684 translates to MAQKVIKYFGRTTDFRGNTLWELVSELPNWGVGRLLIRNMFQRYPEPCYMRILKVQSVDEQPGEIRKVRVTVEKTWRGVTQPKPVEIYSTSYKADYELVPQNQEARYLENNKKLEPVVLPTMIDLPPLLRELVSEETGNPNPQMKVHYKLTHNKLARLAKDGEKPTINFELGLGQPKPVSAKLYEGIL, encoded by the coding sequence ATGGCCCAAAAGGTGATCAAGTACTTCGGTCGCACCACGGACTTCCGCGGCAACACATTGTGGGAGCTGGTCTCGGAGCTGCCCAACTGGGGGGTGGGCCGCCTGCTCATACGTAACATGTTCCAGCGATATCCGGAGCCCTGCTACATGCGGATTTTGAAGGTGCAATCGGTGGACGAGCAGCCCGGGGAGATCCGCAAGGTGCGCGTCACCGTGGAGAAGACCTGGCGCGGAGTGACCCAACCCAAGCCCGTGGAGATCTACAGCACCAGTTACAAGGCTGACTACGAGCTGGTGCCCCAGAACCAGGAGGCCAGGTATCTGGAAAACAACAAGAAGCTTGAACCAGTGGTGCTGCCTACCATGATTGACCTTCCACCCCTGCTCCGCGAGCTGGTATCGGAGGAAACGGGCAATCCCAATCCCCAGATGAAGGTCCACTACAAACTAACCCACAACAAACTGGCCAGATTGGCCAAGGATGGTGAGAAACCCACCATTAACTTCGAACTGGGTCTGGGACAGCCGAAGCCCGTGAGCGCCAAGCTTTACGAGGGAATTTTATAA
- the LOC119552679 gene encoding coiled-coil domain-containing protein 186, with product MEPAEATKPAEVESPAKVENGDSSRDLGHVEEKTSEDVEQKTDFIEQQLEESDSQSEPSGGQLADHDEAKMEQDLKEAVLEQMPIEEEGLSLRYKDLQAQEIEEELQQNISKPLQNDILSHVHCLAQLEEQRRNYEQQLEQLRTSNMQKDNMITLIQRENAILGKEKQACRKEMDTANREKEATVIKFAMKEKLLIDAKKEKEAVEKQLAEAKKEVKNVSTRFLAVSEEKSRMTYIIDDKCNEVRKYQRECEKYKTELGHLESKLKYHINKLNIETEAKAVVERKLEEEKNAPNKMEEKANEKLKVEFEANTILLKHEITSKTEALDKVTKEQLKLSEANKELQHQLQEITAEHNQLTEEFNRLRDLHNSVEASYSNELLNSAKLRGQLEELQLLRTQNTINEEKLSEEQQRVQQLEALAQDNESDLKQLKVKKQELLTINKEMSELIVQLQNDICLAEAKAQGLDAENKLLKQEKLSYDSKYNQLEQQLSLEASEKSEERLLLAKHLSEKTKLYELTKQKLEDVQGDYEATQHKHATVLKELHRELNKYKRGVTESKTPISYCSNCQQAINGYPAENPPQRSHSRSSSHGSLHSGSRRASESSESETVASSATTVQQPPPQQDLQAVPSKKVLVERILRLQQATARQTERIEFLENHTAALVSEVQKKSKVVQHYMLRDQTAGALTTSRSDQNKSELVKYGNGIMAAIYGGSSKAGGESKAMSLELSLEINKKLQTVLEDTLLKNITLKENLDVLGIEVDNLTRKLRSLEMGSK from the exons ATGGAACCAGCTGAGGCAACAAAGCCGGCTGAGGTGGAGAGTCCGGCCAAGGTGGAAAACGGCGATTCCAGCCGGGATTTGGGCCATGTTGAGGAGAAAACAAGTGAAGACGTGGAACAGAAAACGGATTTTATTGAACAGCAGCTGGAAGAAAGCGATTCACAAAGTGAGCCTTCTGGAGGCCAATTAGCGGACCATGATGAGGCCAAAATGGAGCAGGATCTCAAGGAAGCCGTGCTCGAGCAAATGCCAATTGAAGAGGAAGGACTCAGCTTGCGTTACAAGGATCTGCAGGCCCAGGAAATTGAGGAGGAACTGCAGCAGAATATTTCGAAACCCCTGCAAAACGACATCCTGTCCCATGTCCATTGTCTGGCCCAGTTGGAGGAGCAGCGGCGCAACTACGAACAGCAGTTGGAGCAACTGCGCACCTCCAACATGCAAAAGGACAACATGATCACACTCATCCAGCGGGAGAACGCCATTCTCGGCAAGGAGAAACAGGCCTGCCGCAAGGAAATGGACACGGCCAACAGGGAGAAGGAGGCCACCGTCATCAAGTTTGCCATGAAGGAGAAGCTACTCATAGACGCCAAGAAGGAGAAGGAGGCGGTGGAGAAGCAGCTGGCCGAGGCCAAGAAGGAGGTCAAGAATGTGTCCACCAGATTCCTGGCTGTGAGCGAGGAGAAGTCCCGCATGACGTACATCATCGATGACAAG TGCAACGAAGTCAGGAAGTATCAGCGGGAGTGCGAAAAGTACAAAACGGAACTGGGTCACTTGGAGTCCAAGCTGAAGTATCACATTAACAAACTCAACATCGAAACAGAAGCCAAGGCG GTTGTAGAACGCAAACTGGAAGAAGAGAAGAATGCACCCAATAAGATGGAAGAAAAGGCCAATG AAAAGCTAAAAGTGGAATTTGAAGCCAACACAATACTCTTGAAACACGAGATTACCAGCAAGACTGAGGCTCTGGATAAAGTCACCAAAGAGCAGCTAAAACTAAGCGAAGCCAACAAGGAATTGCAACATCAACTTCAGGAGATTACCGCAGAG CACAACCAGCTTACAGAGGAATTTAATCGTTTAAGAGATCTGCATAATTCCGTAGAAGCTTCCTACAGCAATGAGCTACTTAACTCTGCAAAACTCAGGGGACAACTAGAAGAACTCCAGCTTCTACGTACCCAAAACACCAT AAACGAAGAAAAGCTGTCGGAGGAACAACAGCGAGTCCAACAACTGGAGGCCTTGGCCCAAGACAACGAATCGGACCTGAAGCAACTGAAAGTTAAAAAACAGGAGCTGCTTACTATAAACAAGGAGATGAGTGAGCTTATTGTGCAACTGCAGAATGACATTTGTTTGGCGGAGGCCAAG gCCCAAGGACTCGATGCTGAAAACAAGTTACTGAAGCAGGAGAAGCTTTCCTACGATTCCAAGTACAATCAACTGGAGCAGCAGCTTAGTTTAGAGGCGTCCGAGAAGAGCGAGGAGCGACTGCTGTTGGCCAAGCATTTATCTGAAAAGACCAAGCTGTACGAGCTGACCAAGCAGAAGCTGGAGGATGTCCAAGGAGACTACGAGGCCACCCAGCACAAGCATGCCACCGTGCTGAAAGAGCTTCATCGGGAGCTGAACAAGTACAAAAGGGGAGTTACGGAATCTAAGACTCCCATCAGCTACTGCAGCAATTGCCAGCAGGCAATCAATGGCTACCCCGCGGAAAATCCTCCACAGCGTAGTCACAGTCGTTCCAGTAGCCACGGCAGCCTGCACAGCGGCAGTCGGCGGGCCAGCGAGTCCTCCGAATCGGAAACGGTGGCCAGTAGTGCCACAACTGTGCAACAGCCGCCACCGCAGCAAGACCTTCAAGCGGTACCGTCCAAAAAAGTACTCGTGGAGCGGATTCTGCGTCTCCAGCAGGCCACGGCCCGCCAAACGGAGCGCATCGAGTTCCTGGAAAATCACACGGCCGCTCTGGTGTCCGAGGTGCAGAAGAAATCCAAGGTGGTGCAGCACTACATGCTCAGGGATCAGACCGCGGGCGCACTGACCACGTCTCGCAGCGATCAAAACAAAAGCGAGCTGGTCAAGTACGGAAATGGCATCATGGCGGCGATCTATGGCGGATCCTCGAAGGCGGGCGGCGAAAGCAAGGCCATGTCCTTGGAACTCTCCTTGGAGATCAACAAGAAGTTACAAACTGTGCTGGAGGACACGCTGCTGAAGAATATCACGCTGAAGGAAAACCTCGATGTGTTGGGTATCGAAGTGGACAATCTCACGAGGAAACTACGCTCCCTGGAGATGGGTAGCAAGTAA